One part of the Neoarius graeffei isolate fNeoGra1 chromosome 2, fNeoGra1.pri, whole genome shotgun sequence genome encodes these proteins:
- the tmem86a gene encoding lysoplasmalogenase-like protein TMEM86A isoform X1 — protein MVSPVTVVKSEGPKLVPFFKATCVYFVLWLPTSTPSWFSALIKCLPIFCLWVFLLAHGISFLGAHSSARKILAGLIFSALGDAFLIWQEQGYFSHGLLMFAITHILYSSAFGMKPLNLRAGLVIATISGLCYTLLYPYLSGTFTYLVAVYIALIGFMGWRAIAGVQLANDLWTWTKLSACLGAVLFMVSDLTIAVNKFCFPVPHSRAIIMATYYAAQMLIALSAVECQDADVARKRV, from the exons GTGAAAAGTGAAGGACCAAAGCTGGTGCCATTCTTCAAAGCCACCTGCGTCTATTTTGTGCTGTGGCTGCCCACCTCCACCCCATCTTGGTTCAGTGCCCTTATTAAATGTTTACCCATTTTCTGTCTCTGGGTCTTCCTGCTGGCCCATGGCATCAGCTTTTTAGGAGCCCACTCAAGTGCTCGAAAGATCCTCGCAGGACTCATTTTCTCAGCTCTAGGAGATGCCTTTCTGATTTGGCAGGAGCAGGGCTACTTCAGTCATG GGCTGCTGATGTTTGCCATTACGCACATCTTGTACTCCTCTGCTTTTGGGATGAAACCGCTCAACCTACGAGCAGGCCTGGTTATCGCCACTATCTCAGGTCTTTGCTATACCCTCCTCTATCCTTATCTGTCTGGCACCTTCACCTACCTGGTGGCCGTCTACATCGCTCTGATAGGCTTTATGGGCTGGAGGGCCATTGCTGGCGTGCAGCTGGCCAACGACCTGTGGACATGGACCAAGCTGTCGGCTTGCTTGGGAGCTGTTCTCTTCATGGTGTCGGACCTCACCATTGCCGTCAACAAGTTCTGCTTCCCTGTGCCACACTCGCGTGCCATCATCATGGCTACGTACTATGCAGCACAGATGCTGATCGCCCTTTCAGCCGTGGAGTGCCAGGATGCTGACGTGGCCAGGAAGAGAGTGTGA
- the tmem86a gene encoding lysoplasmalogenase-like protein TMEM86A isoform X2 — protein sequence MKVKSEGPKLVPFFKATCVYFVLWLPTSTPSWFSALIKCLPIFCLWVFLLAHGISFLGAHSSARKILAGLIFSALGDAFLIWQEQGYFSHGLLMFAITHILYSSAFGMKPLNLRAGLVIATISGLCYTLLYPYLSGTFTYLVAVYIALIGFMGWRAIAGVQLANDLWTWTKLSACLGAVLFMVSDLTIAVNKFCFPVPHSRAIIMATYYAAQMLIALSAVECQDADVARKRV from the exons GTGAAAAGTGAAGGACCAAAGCTGGTGCCATTCTTCAAAGCCACCTGCGTCTATTTTGTGCTGTGGCTGCCCACCTCCACCCCATCTTGGTTCAGTGCCCTTATTAAATGTTTACCCATTTTCTGTCTCTGGGTCTTCCTGCTGGCCCATGGCATCAGCTTTTTAGGAGCCCACTCAAGTGCTCGAAAGATCCTCGCAGGACTCATTTTCTCAGCTCTAGGAGATGCCTTTCTGATTTGGCAGGAGCAGGGCTACTTCAGTCATG GGCTGCTGATGTTTGCCATTACGCACATCTTGTACTCCTCTGCTTTTGGGATGAAACCGCTCAACCTACGAGCAGGCCTGGTTATCGCCACTATCTCAGGTCTTTGCTATACCCTCCTCTATCCTTATCTGTCTGGCACCTTCACCTACCTGGTGGCCGTCTACATCGCTCTGATAGGCTTTATGGGCTGGAGGGCCATTGCTGGCGTGCAGCTGGCCAACGACCTGTGGACATGGACCAAGCTGTCGGCTTGCTTGGGAGCTGTTCTCTTCATGGTGTCGGACCTCACCATTGCCGTCAACAAGTTCTGCTTCCCTGTGCCACACTCGCGTGCCATCATCATGGCTACGTACTATGCAGCACAGATGCTGATCGCCCTTTCAGCCGTGGAGTGCCAGGATGCTGACGTGGCCAGGAAGAGAGTGTGA